Proteins found in one Lonchura striata isolate bLonStr1 chromosome 25, bLonStr1.mat, whole genome shotgun sequence genomic segment:
- the LOC110471859 gene encoding keratin, type I cytoskeletal 19-like: protein MSCSIKRTSSTSYRSGGGGGGACGGGSGRSSSVSCRRYASSVIGGGSYGGAACGGYGGGLSMGGLSMGSLAGGFGGGFAGICGPGGDLLLSGNEKVTMQNLNDRLASYLDKVRRLEEENAQLEHHIREWYRKQAPSVSKDYSSYYQTIEQLQNQIISATVDNNRMILDIDNSKMTADDFRMKYENELGIRQTVESDINGLRNILDGLTTTRSALESELESLRDELIALKRNHEEEMRQLQSQTGGDVSVEVNAAPGQDLTKVLNDLRDEYEQIIEKNRREVEQWYEVKIQEVNQQVTSSSQDIQTSSHQLTELRREMQNLEIELQAQLSTKSSLENSLAETESRYGRMLQQIQAQINCIEEELASIRCEIESQSQEYKMLLGIKMRLEQEIQQYRALLQEGQQDLGSCQGGLQGGGMTSHSSSSYCHGQSSEKAGQSRVC, encoded by the exons ATGAGCTGCAGCATCAAGAGAACATCCAGCACCTCGTACAGGAgcggaggaggaggtggaggcgcctgcggcggcggcagcggccgcagcTCCTCCGTGTCCTGCCGGCGCTACGCCTCCTCCGTCATCGGCGGCGGCAGCTACGGCGGGGCAGCCTGCGGGGGCTACGGGGGAGGCCTGAGCATGGGCGGCCTGAGCATGGGCAGCCTTGCCGGCGGCTTCGGCGGGGGCTTCGCGGGGATCTGCGGCCCTGGCGGGGACCTGCTGCTCAGCGGCAACGAGAAGGTCACCATGCAGAACCTCAACGACCGCCTGGCCTCTTACCTGGACAAGGTGCGAAGGCTGGAGGAAGAGAACGCTCAGCTTGAGCACCACATCCGCGAGTGGTACAGGAAACAAGCTCCCAGCGTTTCCAAGGACTACAGCTCCTACTACCAGACCATCGAACAACTCCAAAATCAG ATTATTTCTGCCACTGTGGACAACAACAGGATGATTCTGGACATCGATAACAGCAAGATGACTGCCGATGACTTCAGAATGAA GTATGAGAACGAGCTGGGCATCCGTCAGACTGTGGAGAGTGACATCAATGGCCTGAGGAACATCCTGGATGGCCTCACTACCACTCGGTCTGCCCTGGAATCCGAGCTGGAGTCCTTGAGGGATGAGCTGATTGCTCTCAAGAGAAACCATGAAGAG GAAATGAGGCAGCTCCAGTCCCAGACTGGTGGCGATGTGAGCGTGGAGGTCAATGCTGCTCCTGGACAAGACTTGACAAAGGTCCTGAATGACCTGAGAGATGAATATGAGCAGATCATTGAGAAGAACCGCAGGGAGGTAGAGCAGTGGTATGAGGTCAAG ATCCAAGAAGTCAACCAGCAGGTCACTTCCAGCAGCCAGGACATCCAGACAAGCAGCCACCAGCTCACAGAGCTGAGGCGCGAGATGCAGAACCTGGAGATCGAactgcaggcacagctcagcacG AAAAGCTCTCTGGAAAACTCCCTGGCAGAAACCGAGTCTCGCTATGGCCGCATGCTGCAACAAATCCAGGCGCAAATTAACTGCATCGAGGAGGAGCTGGCCAGCATCCGCTGTGAGATAGAGAGTCAGAGCCAGGAGTACAAGATGCTGCTGGGCATCAAGATGCGCCTGGAGCAGGAGATCCAGCAGTACCGGgcgctgctgcaggaggggcagcaggaccTTGG GTCCTGTCAAGGAGGTCTCCAAGGAGGAGGTATGACCTCCCACTCTTCTAGTTCTTACTGTCACGGTCAATCTAGTGAGAAGGCAG GGCAGTCAAGAGTGTGTTAA